In Phyllostomus discolor isolate MPI-MPIP mPhyDis1 chromosome 3, mPhyDis1.pri.v3, whole genome shotgun sequence, a single genomic region encodes these proteins:
- the LOC114514449 gene encoding LOW QUALITY PROTEIN: ras-related protein Rab-11B-like (The sequence of the model RefSeq protein was modified relative to this genomic sequence to represent the inferred CDS: inserted 2 bases in 2 codons) yields the protein MAILTVVLIRDVGVGKSNLLDHITHNEFDLESKRTIGMEFATFSIQVNGKTIKTHMWDSAGRKHNCTITTAYYWGAEGTLLVHSITKHLTYENVEYWLKELGYHADSNIIIMLVDNKSDLCHLWAVSTDKTHSLTENNLCFIQTSALESTTVEEAFRNVLSEIDHIVSQKKIADHSAHRECPVNNVVGIXLPPFTDGQXPKQLQSCQNQ from the exons TGGTGCTCATCAGGGACGTGGGTGTAGGGAAGAGCAACCTGCTGGACCACATCACCCACAACGAATTTGACCTAGAGAGCAAAAGAACTATTGGCATGGAGTTTGCCACCTTCAGCATCCAGGTGAATGGCAAGACCATCAAGACCCATATGTGGGATTCAGCTGGCCGGAAGCACAACTGCACCATCACCACTGCATACTACTGGGGTGCAGAGGGTACGCTGCTGGTACACAGCATCACCAAGCACCTGACATATGAGAATGTGGAGTACTGGCTGAAGGAGCTGGGGTACCATGCTGACAGCAACATCATCATCATGCTGGTGGACAACAAGAGTGACCTGTGCCATCTGTGGGCTGTGTCCACTGACAAGACCCATTCTTTAACAGAGAACAACTTGTGCTTCATCCAGACCTCAGCCTTGGAGTCCACCACTGTAGAGGAAGCTTTCAGGAATGTTCTCTCAGAGATCGACCACATCGTGTCACAGAAGAAGATTGCAGACCACTCGGCCCACAGAGAGTGCCCCGTAAACAACGTGGTGGGCA ACCTGCCACCCTTTACTGATGGAC AACCTAAACAGCTACAGTCCTGCCAGAACCAGTGA